CACCGGAGCGCCGGTCGTCACGGGAACCTTCGCTCAAACCATCGACTTTGGAAGAGGCACTCTCACCTCCGCTGGCAGCAGCGACATTTACGTGGCCAAGATCGACTCGAACGGCAACACCGTTTGGAGCCGTCGCTTCGGGGGCACCGGCGACGATAGGTCCACCGCGATCGCGACCGACGCGGCCGGCAACATCGTCGTGACCGGCATGATGAGCGGCACGGTCGACTTTGGTGGCGGTCCGCTCGTGACCTCCGGCGTATGGGACGTCTTCGTTCTTCAACTAGACGCGAACGGAAATCACCTCTGGAGCAAGCGGTTCGGCGACGTAAATCAGCAGGAGGGGAACGCCGTCGCGTTCGATGCGACGGGCAACATCTTGATTGGGGGCATGGCCTCGGGCTCGCTCGATTTCGGCGGAGGGCCGCTTACCTCGTCTGGTTTCGCGGGGTTCGTTGCCAAGCTCGACTCCGCGGGAAACCACGTTTGGAGCAAGCACGTAGCTACGAGCCCGGAGAGCCGCGCGAGCGGGATCGCGTCCGGGCCCGCCGGCGAGGTCTTCGTGGTCGGAACATGCAAAGGAACCACGGACCTCGGCGAGGGGCCTGCTCCCGGGATTGGCGAGTCGGATGGCTTCCTCATCGCCCTCGACGCGAGCGGGCAGCATCAATGGAGCAAGAAGTGGGGAGCTTTGAACGGCTACCAGAGCGGAGCAGGCGTGACGGTTGACGCAGCCGGCGACGTCGTCGTCACGGGCGGCGCCAGCGGTCCCGCGGACCTGGGTACCGGCGTTTTGCTCGACAATGGCCTCTTGGACGTCATCATTGGGAAATTCAGCCCTGCTGGTACTCCCATCTTCGCTCGGCGCTTTGGCTCCCCTCGGAACGAGTATCCCGCCGGCGTCGCGACCGACGCGTCGAACAACGTCTTTGTTACCGGATATCACTCCGGCCCTGTGCCCTTCGGCACCGGCACGATCCCTTTCGCTGGCGGCACCGAGAACGCATTCGTCCTCGAGCTCAGCCCTTCGGGCACACCGCTCTGGAGCAGAGGGCTTGCGAGCTCGTCCAGGGCCCGCGGCCTGGGCATCGGCGTCGACTCGCTCGGGAGCGTGTTCCTTACGGGCGTGCTCGTCCAGGGCGTCACGATCGGGGCGACACGGCACTCGGGTGATGGAGTGTTCGTGGCGAAGCTCACTCCGTAGGGGATTCCGACTGCGCAGGTCACGATCTCCAACGGTGCGGACCCGACCGGGGCGGCGACGTGGGCGACGCCGCGACGTATCCGTACGGGTGCGCGAGCAGCTTCATCCTTCGAGCGCCTCGTGGACACGACCCCGAACAGCTAAGGCAGTGCTCACTGTGATCGAGCCCGAAATCCCACGGCTCGCGCCTTCGGCTTCTCACGAGAGCCGGGACCGGGGCCTTCGACCGTGGCGTGCCGGCCTGGGACGATTCGGTCGGTCCGCGCGGCATCGGGCAAGGGCGATCCGAGGAGCCCGCGGAGCCTGCTTTGAGGGAGCAGGCACCGGAGGATCGCAACGCAGCCCGTGCCGATGCGGCGGCGCGGGGGCGACGGGAGTTTATCAACGGGCTGCTAACGTACAGCGTGCGTCGCGGGCGCGGCCGCGGTCTGCCGCTCGGCGAGCGCAATCCGCGCGAGGTCGGCGTCCGAGGCGCCCCCGTGCGGATCGTCTGCGGCCTCTCCGGCCTCGTGTCCGCCCCCGCGAGCACACGAGGTCGACCTCCGAGGACGCCTGATCGCGAGCGCATCGCGACGCCATCACGATTCGGCAGGCCGCGGAGCCCGAGGCGAGGCACCGCCGCATCCCGAAATCACCGCGGCGCGCCCACACGCGCACCTCGTGACCGCCCACCACGACCACCCACAATCCCCGTCAAGCGCGCGCTGAAGGTCCACGGGGAGGCGCGAGTACGCGACCACGGCGGGGATCCCTCGAACCGCCGGGTGTGTCTTCGGCGATCGCCGCGCCGCGGTCGCGAGACGCCCGCCGCCAGCCGCGAGGAACGCCGGAGGGCGTTCGGCGTGGACCTCCCACGCGCGTGCGGAGCGCGGCACTCCGCCAGCGGTCGGGAGGTCGCGCGATTGGGCGGTCGTGCCCCGAGCCAGCTCGACCTCCCCTGAGGTGCAGGCGCGAGGCGGCCTGCGCGGAGGCCGTAGCGGAGCACGCGTCCCCAGGGAGCAGAGCAGCGCGCAGAGCCTTCAGAGGCCCGTCGGGCGGCGGGCGGGGGGGGGGAAAATAGCCGGCCTTCGCCGCGAGGTAGCGCTCCACCGTCCCGTGGGAGTGAAGGTGATCCCGCGACAGGCCGGGGGGGGGGGCGCGCCGGCGGCCCCGGGGGGGGCGGCCAGCGCCCCGCTTGCCCAGGGCCGCCGCCCCACCGCGGGCGCCCGGCGCCGGTCGCCCGGGCGCCGGGCGGCGGCGGGGGGGGCCGGCCCCCGAAGCTGCCCACCGTGGTCACCGCGAGGGTCGACCGACCGAGCGTGCGCAGCGCCGCCGCCAGGAGGGTGGTGGTCGTCGTCTTGCCGTTGGTGCCCGTCACGCCGATCGTGAGGGGGGCCGCGGGAGCTCGGCCGCCGTTGCCCAGGTCGACGAAGGTGGGCGGGGCGAACCAAAGTCGCGGTGGCAGGTGGCGATCGACGTCGAGGTGGACGTGCTCCGGCCCGAGCTCGACACGCACGGGCACGAGGGCCGCGTCCGGGCGCCGGTTGTGCGCGGCGAGCAGCTCGATCCACGACGTCACGATGCGCTGGCGCAGGCGGTCGTCGCGGCACGCGGTCCGCCGCCAACCCGCGCGTGTGTGGGCTCGCGTCGTCGCCGCCCACCGCCTCGTTGTGGCGCGCGCAGCGGCAGACCGAGGTCAGCGGGAGCGGGGCGCCGAGCCGCTCCTCGAGCTGCTCGAGGAGATCCGCGAGGCCGCCGTCGACCTCGTCGAAGCCGCAGCCGCAGACGCACGCGGCGCGCACGCGGAGCCGCTCGCGCCAGCCGAGCCCGCGCGCCCACTCGGCGCGTAGGGAAATCGCGACGCGCTCCATCTCGGCGACCCGTGAGCCCT
This genomic stretch from Myxococcales bacterium harbors:
- a CDS encoding DUF4215 domain-containing protein, which gives rise to MSRLGSLTFVLLAATLINCGGLIYDPGVGSVGDGGGRDGHDGGSAADGSRDAAPGDTGPHDAGAPSPRDAAPAVCGDSVVAVGEQCDDGNLTTGDGCNANCQIERGWSCSGAPMVCDTVCGDGIVAGSETCDNEGACLGTCRRSAWSKSYGDQWYKLATGLAVDTTGAPVVTGTFAQTIDFGRGTLTSAGSSDIYVAKIDSNGNTVWSRRFGGTGDDRSTAIATDAAGNIVVTGMMSGTVDFGGGPLVTSGVWDVFVLQLDANGNHLWSKRFGDVNQQEGNAVAFDATGNILIGGMASGSLDFGGGPLTSSGFAGFVAKLDSAGNHVWSKHVATSPESRASGIASGPAGEVFVVGTCKGTTDLGEGPAPGIGESDGFLIALDASGQHQWSKKWGALNGYQSGAGVTVDAAGDVVVTGGASGPADLGTGVLLDNGLLDVIIGKFSPAGTPIFARRFGSPRNEYPAGVATDASNNVFVTGYHSGPVPFGTGTIPFAGGTENAFVLELSPSGTPLWSRGLASSSRARGLGIGVDSLGSVFLTGVLVQGVTIGATRHSGDGVFVAKLTP